ATGATCTCCATTTTTGGGAGCTATTGAATTTAGCCCCCCATAGGTTCCAAGTAAAGAAGCAGTTAGGGTGTATGACAAATACATGATCAAGTACAAATTACAGCAATCACCCCTTCGTAGAGACATTGTATCCTATTGAAACTTGCTACATTTTCTTGACCTAACTGCCACGTTATTCAATATAAATAAGGAACAACTATGTTTTTTTCTTATTTGCCAGCATCCAATTGGTAACCATATTGAAGGAATGGGGGTACCTGTAAGAGGCAAGGAAATGCCTTTTTGTTCCAcgacatattgttttaaaaatactAGTAGCAAATAAATCCCTATAATTAGTGGACAACATCCAGTTTCTGAGATTCAATGACTCTTGTCATAGCATTGTGCTGGAAAGACATACCTGTAGTCTCTTTGTTCTCCGAATCTGCCGTTACTGAACTCACAAAAGATTCCAAACCCTGGTCCAGTGATATGACTCTCTTCTTTGTTGTGCAGACTTTGTCTCTTCCGGCCAAAGAGTAAACGGTTTCCTCTACTCCTCGCTCTGTGCCACATGTTTCGTCATCAACGTCCTCACTAGAATCTGTGCTTTTAATGCTGAGACGTCTGATGTGGGAAACCGAGTCTACTTCTTTCATTCTGGCCAGGCGGTCCAGAGCCGTTCGGTTTGGGGACGATCCAATTTTACCTTGCAAGGTTTCAATCGTCTCTGAAGTGTTTCCAtccttcctgtctgcacctgggccAGTTTTCCTTTCTATGCTCAGACAGCAATTTTTGTCAGCCCAATTATAAAACTCCTTGAAAGGTCCATGAAAGAATTCATTTATGATGGCCCTCTTCCCCAACTCGTTGTTACTTTCAGCAGCATATCTTGGTAATTTGTCCAGTACAGTATTCCCATTTGGGATTCCATAGAGTGGGTTGTGTTTCCATTCCGatagtttgttgaagtccgaaggtTTCTCTTTGACATGCCCTGGTTGCTCTTCtgaagcattctccctgtctgctatAAGGTGATCCCAGGTATAGCCCAGTTCCACTTCAGCAGGAGATTTTGCCTCATTTTTTCTTGTACCCTGCTGCAGCATCTTCTTCGCTGGAGAAATCAAGGCCTCTGCTGCTACATCTATTCCCAGAATCCTGGCAGCTCTTTCTTCCAATGATTCATTTTTGGAAATTCCTTCTGCAGTCTTCTGTTCAAAGAGGTCATTCAGGTTGTCAGTGTTTGGTTTTGTGATTTTCTGACAGATTAGAGAGCTCAGGTCAGATTCTAAATAATCCTGATCATTGTCAAATTGAGAAAACATTTTCCCAATGCTGCCGTCACAGTCAGTCTCCAGAGTTGGCACAGATTTTTTACCTGGTGCCATCGCACTGATTGATGTGCCTGCATCATTTGTGCTTTGCATTTTTTTTTTACTTAACCGATACATAGGCGTTCGAACTCCGTTGATGTTTATGCACTGCCTTTTGATATTGGTGCTTTCcacatttttttcattttttaacTTAGTGAATTGTGCATGGTTTGTGGTGAATACATTTAGCATTGTGCTGCTCTTAGTATCGGACGTTCTTTTGTTGTTGGGTTTATGGAATAGATTGTTTGACTGGCTGCTCAATTTGTTATTGTCAGTGGATCTTTTAGAAATGTCCTGCACACCAGGGGTGATGTTCATGTAACCTGAGCAATTTTTATCACTACCGCCGTCCTCCTTTATTTTGGGCTTGGTCAGCTTAGCTGATGGTTTTTCAGACACACACAGCTCAGGTTTCTGGTAGGTTATCGGACTGATTGATAAGTCTTTGTCCGAGCTTGTTGACTGAACTGTAGTAGGTGTGTCATCTTCATTTCCCTCCTGCAATTCCTGAATGTTACGATCCTCTTGTTCCTGAATCTCTTTGTTGAAACTTTCTAATTCACTGATCGCATCCCAAGGACGACGGTTTACAGGTTTCAAGAGGAACTGACCAAATCCTACAGTCGTCTTGCTATTATTTGATGAAGTCTGTGCACACACTCGCCGCTCTTCGATCCGATTTTCTGCACTTCCATCTGTGCCTCTTTCACACAAGCTTTTTGAAACCCCATGAAACTGACTTTGGTGTGAGTTAATGTGGTTGACCTGATACTGTTTAGGAGCTGTCCTTGAGAAAGCACTGTTGGTAGAAGGATATAAGCTCGTCTGACCATGTATTGAGCAGTTATTCAGCTTATGTTTCTGGTCATTGGTGGTTGTAACTTCTGCACTTCTTTTATCCCCTTCCGTTAATACACTGGATTCAGGCTCTGAGTAGTTCAGACTTTGCATCTGGATGCCTGTTCCAGCCTTTTTCATGGCACCAGTGAATGACCGAGTGGTACGGGGACCTTTAATGAAACTTGTTTGCGTTTCTTGATCTCGGTACTGGTCACCTGGCCAAGAGCCCGAGGCTCTTAATTCTCTGTGTTGGTTAAAATTATAGCCAACTGTACATCGATTGCTAACTTCATTCCAGGGTTCAGGTCTCTTCAACCCACTTTCTGAGATCATATTCCCTGTCAATGCTTGTAACTCCAAGTCAGAGGAAGACATGCTTAAAAAACTTTGCTCTGTTAAGTTTCCGGTACTATCATTCATCACCCTTTCAATGTTTCCATTTCCCATGTCTTTAATAAATGCATCTTCATTGGATCCTCCTTCGCACGTTTTGACAGGCACAGAAACCAGACAAAATATAGTTTCTGTCATTCTTCTTTTTGGGCGTTTCTTTTCTTGCACCTCAAAACTCTGGGGATCTGGTTCCCACTTTTTTACCTGGGTCATAGTTTCAACAGTGCCTTGATTTACATGCAGTTCTGCTTTAGAATTGGCATTTGAATATGGAAAGCCAACTGGATGGTTGGTGGTTGGAATAACCCTTGAATTATACTTGAATGAGGAGTCACACTGGTCGGCAACATATGGTTTACAACAATGTTCAGACTCAGTACCATTCTCGCTCTCTGGCTTAGATGCGACAAACCATCTGTTGCTATTCGCAGTATTAACAATAGGCCTCAGGCCTGCCTGAGTGGAGTAATATGACCCTGATGGAACAGAAAAGGCACTACAATGGTCTGATGGTCCAATTGTCTTGTTTACATCTGTAACATGGTCCTTTGCATTCCATGGTTTATATTTATTATCTGCGTCACTGTATTGCTTTTCGGATTGCACTATTGTAATGTGCCTGAGCCGAGGATCATCAAACGGTATGTACTTGACAAAAGCCTTTTGGTCATCTGTGTATCCATTATGTGATGAACTATAGGTTTCCTTAATGTGAGTGACATCTTTACCCAGATCATTATTTCCATTCTTAGTTTGCAGATGTTGCTTTGTGCCAATATCATGAGACATGTGTTTTTGATGAGCTTGATTGTTGTCCTG
The genomic region above belongs to Scyliorhinus torazame isolate Kashiwa2021f chromosome 6, sScyTor2.1, whole genome shotgun sequence and contains:
- the jcada gene encoding junctional cadherin 5-associated protein isoform X1, giving the protein MFSVEDLLISHGYQPPKKSSKDKPLSSDENTYTSCQCEVRENPSSHRTVNGYETDTGAYSTSRQARVEGYYSDSEGRERSARRQPGVSCYADAQNLPTFATKEAGLTSGPPLPCSSRPKSGKDVTYWRRRGQDFSVLLDYTNRGDSGHVTKTQNIPTVEQRGKSSQGAQPKNMQLKSEVVRINEQKRWLSEGQSVTVNEMCEDKWKTAVDRKCQSLGTEEWKVSLGRQLSDGDGNRLRHGILPHMVSDEALKRDGLPHMKKEKSQSLPRVIPESNGKEFQTGLHYVDMSGFDRNRLENQCLKNDLSLQDNGSYCNPKTSSKLTENFRQSAHLPKAKLTRPLKPPSYELYQQIRRSSEMLPNLHIHGETDGQIVYFAKDSEPSADYNCCPPAPASSSLEPPVYVPPPSYKAPPQPKVGQKCFDKVPIRNNTGQPYQSTETLIDRSHWGLESQDNNQAHQKHMSHDIGTKQHLQTKNGNNDLGKDVTHIKETYSSSHNGYTDDQKAFVKYIPFDDPRLRHITIVQSEKQYSDADNKYKPWNAKDHVTDVNKTIGPSDHCSAFSVPSGSYYSTQAGLRPIVNTANSNRWFVASKPESENGTESEHCCKPYVADQCDSSFKYNSRVIPTTNHPVGFPYSNANSKAELHVNQGTVETMTQVKKWEPDPQSFEVQEKKRPKRRMTETIFCLVSVPVKTCEGGSNEDAFIKDMGNGNIERVMNDSTGNLTEQSFLSMSSSDLELQALTGNMISESGLKRPEPWNEVSNRCTVGYNFNQHRELRASGSWPGDQYRDQETQTSFIKGPRTTRSFTGAMKKAGTGIQMQSLNYSEPESSVLTEGDKRSAEVTTTNDQKHKLNNCSIHGQTSLYPSTNSAFSRTAPKQYQVNHINSHQSQFHGVSKSLCERGTDGSAENRIEERRVCAQTSSNNSKTTVGFGQFLLKPVNRRPWDAISELESFNKEIQEQEDRNIQELQEGNEDDTPTTVQSTSSDKDLSISPITYQKPELCVSEKPSAKLTKPKIKEDGGSDKNCSGYMNITPGVQDISKRSTDNNKLSSQSNNLFHKPNNKRTSDTKSSTMLNVFTTNHAQFTKLKNEKNVESTNIKRQCININGVRTPMYRLSKKKMQSTNDAGTSISAMAPGKKSVPTLETDCDGSIGKMFSQFDNDQDYLESDLSSLICQKITKPNTDNLNDLFEQKTAEGISKNESLEERAARILGIDVAAEALISPAKKMLQQGTRKNEAKSPAEVELGYTWDHLIADRENASEEQPGHVKEKPSDFNKLSEWKHNPLYGIPNGNTVLDKLPRYAAESNNELGKRAIINEFFHGPFKEFYNWADKNCCLSIERKTGPGADRKDGNTSETIETLQGKIGSSPNRTALDRLARMKEVDSVSHIRRLSIKSTDSSEDVDDETCGTERGVEETVYSLAGRDKVCTTKKRVISLDQGLESFVSSVTADSENKETTDAYDPSKVETV
- the jcada gene encoding junctional cadherin 5-associated protein isoform X2 encodes the protein MICLRLTSGPPLPCSSRPKSGKDVTYWRRRGQDFSVLLDYTNRGDSGHVTKTQNIPTVEQRGKSSQGAQPKNMQLKSEVVRINEQKRWLSEGQSVTVNEMCEDKWKTAVDRKCQSLGTEEWKVSLGRQLSDGDGNRLRHGILPHMVSDEALKRDGLPHMKKEKSQSLPRVIPESNGKEFQTGLHYVDMSGFDRNRLENQCLKNDLSLQDNGSYCNPKTSSKLTENFRQSAHLPKAKLTRPLKPPSYELYQQIRRSSEMLPNLHIHGETDGQIVYFAKDSEPSADYNCCPPAPASSSLEPPVYVPPPSYKAPPQPKVGQKCFDKVPIRNNTGQPYQSTETLIDRSHWGLESQDNNQAHQKHMSHDIGTKQHLQTKNGNNDLGKDVTHIKETYSSSHNGYTDDQKAFVKYIPFDDPRLRHITIVQSEKQYSDADNKYKPWNAKDHVTDVNKTIGPSDHCSAFSVPSGSYYSTQAGLRPIVNTANSNRWFVASKPESENGTESEHCCKPYVADQCDSSFKYNSRVIPTTNHPVGFPYSNANSKAELHVNQGTVETMTQVKKWEPDPQSFEVQEKKRPKRRMTETIFCLVSVPVKTCEGGSNEDAFIKDMGNGNIERVMNDSTGNLTEQSFLSMSSSDLELQALTGNMISESGLKRPEPWNEVSNRCTVGYNFNQHRELRASGSWPGDQYRDQETQTSFIKGPRTTRSFTGAMKKAGTGIQMQSLNYSEPESSVLTEGDKRSAEVTTTNDQKHKLNNCSIHGQTSLYPSTNSAFSRTAPKQYQVNHINSHQSQFHGVSKSLCERGTDGSAENRIEERRVCAQTSSNNSKTTVGFGQFLLKPVNRRPWDAISELESFNKEIQEQEDRNIQELQEGNEDDTPTTVQSTSSDKDLSISPITYQKPELCVSEKPSAKLTKPKIKEDGGSDKNCSGYMNITPGVQDISKRSTDNNKLSSQSNNLFHKPNNKRTSDTKSSTMLNVFTTNHAQFTKLKNEKNVESTNIKRQCININGVRTPMYRLSKKKMQSTNDAGTSISAMAPGKKSVPTLETDCDGSIGKMFSQFDNDQDYLESDLSSLICQKITKPNTDNLNDLFEQKTAEGISKNESLEERAARILGIDVAAEALISPAKKMLQQGTRKNEAKSPAEVELGYTWDHLIADRENASEEQPGHVKEKPSDFNKLSEWKHNPLYGIPNGNTVLDKLPRYAAESNNELGKRAIINEFFHGPFKEFYNWADKNCCLSIERKTGPGADRKDGNTSETIETLQGKIGSSPNRTALDRLARMKEVDSVSHIRRLSIKSTDSSEDVDDETCGTERGVEETVYSLAGRDKVCTTKKRVISLDQGLESFVSSVTADSENKETTDAYDPSKVETV